The Aphis gossypii isolate Hap1 chromosome 3, ASM2018417v2, whole genome shotgun sequence genome includes a region encoding these proteins:
- the LOC126550684 gene encoding zinc finger BED domain-containing protein 5-like — MFNLMVLIFKPSVSRSPFVYLCTCLCFLLNIDQYSRFSDYFDVKNHVTGEKRSYKEAFLQWGFTKFVDKSVEKPQCVLCNKVLTIESMKPSKLKEHFEKSHSQFAEKDIAFFKRKEDALKNARMDSSGYFFQSTEAGLEASCCNALRIAKNKKPHTIGENLIKPCILDAVKLVLVEQHVEKTNKISLSNNTIKNRIEDMSKNILDTVLNEIKSSSFFALQLDESTDVASCSQLLVYVRYIKGDDLKEEYLFSESLSTTTRGEDVFQTVKHFIDEKNLQWSKLIGVCTDGAPAMLGIRSGFQTLPKEVAPFALFSHCIIHRYVLAIKTLPPDLMDTFTRVVKIVNYIRSSATNTRIFKDLCNELGGKFDVLLFHTEVRWFSRSKVVMGYEISVRYLRDIKAKRQTVKGYHQQGRLDHSFSLITPEEKTIQFNVAESIRQDDNINEHRIIVSE, encoded by the exons aTGTTcaatttaatggttttaatcTTTAAACCATCAGTTAGTCGTTCACCGTTTGTTTATTTGTGTACTTGTCTGTGCTTTCTACTGAATATCGATCAGTATAGTCGATTTTCTGATTATTTTGACGTTAA GAACCATGTCACAGGGGAAAAACGGTCATACAAAGAAGCTTTTCTACAATGGGGTTTTACTAAGTTTGTTGATAAAAGTGTTGAGAAGCCTCAATGTGTTCTGTGCAACAAAGTTCTCACAATAGAAAGTATGAAACCAAGCAAATTAAAAGAACATTTTGAGAAAAGCCATTCTCAGTTTGCAGAAAAAGATATTGCATTTTTCAAACGTAAAGAAGATGCGTTAAAAAATGCACGTATGGATTCATCCGGCTATTTTTTTCAGTCAACTGAAGCTGGTCTTGAAGCTTCGTGTTGCAACGCTCTTCGAATCGCGAAAAACAAGAAACCTCATACAATTGGAGAAAATCTCATCAAACCTTGTATACTAGATGCAGTAAAACTTGTTCTTGTAGAGCAACATGTTGAAAAGACCAACAAGATATCACTTTCTAACAACACTATTAAAAATCGTATCGAGGATATGAGCAAGAATATTTTGGACACAGTGCTTAATGAAATAAAGTCAAGTTCTTTCTTCGCCTTACAGTTAGATGAGTCGACCGACGTTGCATCTTGTTCCCAGCTACTTGTCTATGTTCGATACATAAAAGGCGACGACTTAAAAGAAGAATACTTATTCTCAGAATCACTGAGCACTACTACACGCGGGGAAGATGTTTTTCAAACAGTGAAACATTTTATCGATGAAAAGAATCTGCAGTGGTCGAAGTTAATAGGTGTCTGTACAGATGGAGCACCAGCAATGTTGGGCATTCGTTCTGGTTTCCAAACATTACCGAAAGAGGTTGCTCCGTTTGCATTATTTAGCCACTGCATTATTCACCGTTATGTTTTGGCAATAAAAACTCTCCCACCTGATTTAATGGACACATTTACTCGTGTAGTGAAAATTGTTAACTACATCCGAAGCAGTGCGACAAATACAAGAATATTTAAGGACTTATGTAATGAACTGGGAGGAAAATTTGACGTCTTGTTGTTCCATACAGAGGTACGTTGGTTTTCGCGAAGCAAGGTTGTTATGGGCTATGAGATATCTgtaagatatctacgagatatcaaggctaa GAGGCAAACCGTCAAAGGCTACCATCAACAAGGAAGACTTGATCATTCTTTCTCGTTGATAACTCCAGAAGAGAAGACCATTCAATTCAACGTTGCAGAAAGTATCAGACAGGATGACAACATCAACGAACATCGCATTATTGTGagtgaatag